In one Corallococcus sp. EGB genomic region, the following are encoded:
- a CDS encoding DUF1338 domain-containing protein, with translation MTTSASDASRLLDLLWERYASEVPFARTFVALSGGHFRNDHVAFRTLARPQGGIALFSRVFERLGWRPAGAYTFPDAHLSAIYLSHPQGLPRVFVSELKQEELSPRARELLAALPVDPPPPEDVEALAAWFTAPPPPDEAALLELEKETQYGAWLLAFGRKVNHFTGSVDDVEAWQRRMRDAGVPMKADIEGAPGTSLRQTATHAAPLPLTLRGGGTRAWPYAYFEIAQRSGGFDGFLGPQARALFDMTKRG, from the coding sequence ATGACGACCTCCGCCTCCGACGCCTCGCGGCTGCTGGACCTGCTGTGGGAGCGTTACGCCTCCGAAGTCCCCTTCGCGCGCACCTTCGTGGCGCTGTCCGGAGGGCACTTCCGCAACGACCACGTCGCGTTCCGCACCCTCGCGCGGCCGCAAGGCGGCATCGCCCTCTTCTCCCGTGTGTTCGAGCGGCTCGGCTGGCGGCCCGCGGGCGCGTACACGTTTCCGGACGCGCACCTGTCGGCCATCTACCTGTCCCACCCGCAAGGACTTCCGCGCGTCTTCGTGTCCGAGCTGAAGCAGGAGGAGCTCTCGCCGCGCGCCCGTGAGCTGCTCGCCGCGCTGCCGGTGGATCCACCTCCTCCGGAGGACGTGGAGGCGCTCGCGGCCTGGTTCACGGCGCCGCCGCCTCCGGACGAGGCCGCGCTGCTGGAGCTGGAGAAGGAGACGCAGTACGGCGCGTGGCTGCTGGCCTTCGGCCGCAAGGTGAATCACTTCACCGGCTCGGTGGACGACGTGGAGGCCTGGCAGCGGCGCATGCGCGACGCGGGCGTGCCCATGAAGGCGGACATCGAGGGCGCGCCCGGCACGTCGCTGAGGCAGACGGCCACGCACGCGGCCCCGCTCCCCCTGACGCTTCGGGGCGGTGGCACGCGCGCATGGCCGTATGCGTACTTCGAGATTGCCCAGCGCTCGGGAGGGTTCGACGGGTTCCTGGGGCCGCAGGCCCGCGCGCTGTTCGACATGACGAAGCGGGGCTGA
- a CDS encoding SDR family oxidoreductase, whose amino-acid sequence MTTNIQGKVVAITGASSGIGEATARLLAGQGARVVLGARRTDRLEALTGELRSKGGEARYRALDVTKREDVEGFVAFTLKEFGQLDVLINNAGVMPLSKLEELKVDEWNRMIDVNIRGVLHGIAAGLPVMKRQKSGQFINLSSIGGHAVSPTAAVYCATKYAVMALSEGLRQEVGADIRVTVISPGVTQSELADSISDPASREYMREFRKDAIPADAIARAIRYAISQPADVDVSEIIIRPTSSPY is encoded by the coding sequence ATGACGACGAACATCCAGGGCAAGGTGGTGGCCATCACCGGAGCGAGCAGCGGCATTGGCGAGGCGACGGCCCGCCTGCTCGCCGGTCAGGGGGCCAGGGTGGTGCTGGGCGCGCGCCGGACGGACCGGCTGGAGGCGCTGACGGGAGAGCTGCGGAGCAAGGGCGGCGAGGCGCGCTACCGCGCGTTGGACGTGACGAAGCGCGAGGACGTGGAGGGCTTCGTGGCCTTCACGTTGAAGGAGTTCGGGCAACTGGACGTGCTCATCAACAACGCGGGGGTGATGCCGCTGTCGAAGCTGGAGGAGCTGAAGGTGGACGAGTGGAACCGGATGATCGACGTGAACATCCGGGGCGTGCTGCACGGCATCGCGGCGGGGCTGCCGGTGATGAAGCGTCAGAAGTCGGGGCAGTTCATCAACCTGTCTTCCATTGGAGGGCACGCGGTGAGCCCGACGGCGGCGGTGTACTGCGCCACGAAGTACGCGGTGATGGCCCTCTCCGAAGGGCTGCGCCAGGAGGTGGGCGCGGACATCCGCGTGACGGTGATTTCCCCGGGAGTCACCCAGTCGGAGCTGGCGGACAGCATCAGCGACCCGGCGTCGCGCGAGTACATGCGCGAGTTCCGCAAGGACGCGATTCCAGCGGACGCCATCGCCCGCGCCATCCGCTACGCCATCAGCCAGCCGGCGGACGTGGACGTGAGTGAAATCATCATCCGCCCCACGTCGAGTCCGTACTGA
- a CDS encoding ferritin-like domain-containing protein, with product MSAGEGGDWGLRRTAEQLTVEELEHVAREEPLHDSTRRHSGSAVRFLRAQLSRISGHLGELHLPDFKEVVGSALQAVEGAAPLLFVAQLRERLAFERTSSRLYAGLLVKTHALGSYPGGPTPERLVELHNQELDHLNLVRECIYRLGADVPQMAPLGDGADPRPHGLLRAVDDPCATLQDALCAVLISEILNNAGWAMLVDLAEELGPPDLAGAFREVLREEALHLDEVTTWVANLPDDLHAGNARVSVS from the coding sequence ATGTCAGCTGGTGAAGGCGGAGACTGGGGCCTGAGGCGCACGGCGGAGCAACTCACGGTCGAGGAGCTGGAGCACGTGGCTCGCGAGGAGCCGCTCCACGACTCCACGCGGCGGCACTCGGGCAGCGCCGTGCGGTTCCTGCGGGCGCAGCTCTCGCGCATCTCGGGGCATCTGGGCGAGCTGCACCTGCCGGACTTCAAGGAGGTGGTGGGCAGCGCGCTCCAGGCCGTGGAGGGCGCCGCGCCGCTGCTCTTCGTGGCCCAGCTGCGGGAGCGGCTCGCCTTCGAGCGGACCAGCTCGCGGCTCTATGCGGGCCTGCTGGTGAAGACGCATGCCCTGGGCAGCTACCCGGGAGGCCCCACGCCGGAGCGCCTGGTGGAGCTGCACAACCAGGAGCTGGACCACCTGAACCTCGTCCGCGAGTGCATCTACCGGCTCGGGGCGGACGTGCCCCAGATGGCCCCGCTCGGGGACGGCGCGGATCCACGGCCGCACGGGCTGCTCCGGGCCGTGGACGACCCGTGCGCCACGCTGCAGGACGCGCTGTGCGCGGTCCTCATCTCCGAAATCCTCAACAACGCGGGCTGGGCGATGCTCGTGGACCTGGCCGAGGAGCTGGGCCCGCCCGACCTGGCGGGCGCCTTCCGCGAGGTCTTGCGCGAGGAGGCGCTCCACCTGGACGAGGTGACGACCTGGGTCGCCAACCTCCCGGACGACCTGCACGCCGGCAACGCGCGGGTCTCCGTCAGCTGA
- a CDS encoding AraC family transcriptional regulator, whose protein sequence is MRMPTDRTASIPSSPLSELATLLERHTPTDGIHATAIPRMVLIRASRPSAPLHALQEPALCIVAQGRKQVLLGGELYVYGPDQCLVASVDLPITGQVVEASPDAPYLCFRLDLEPGQLGSLMMEARLEAPGATDGVRGLALGPVGTPLMDATARLVRLLDTPRDIPVLAPLVIREILYRLLSGENSERLRRIAVADSRRESVTRAIHWLKEHYAAPLRIERLARAVHMSPSALHHHFKSVTAMSPLQYQKQLRLQEARRLMLAQAMDAAMAGHSVGYESPSQFSREYSRMFGAPPTRDIARLRESLGSSPAAVR, encoded by the coding sequence ATGCGCATGCCGACCGACCGCACCGCGTCCATCCCGAGCTCGCCCCTGTCCGAGCTGGCGACCCTCCTGGAGCGCCACACGCCCACCGACGGCATCCACGCCACCGCCATCCCCCGCATGGTGCTCATCCGCGCCTCCCGCCCCTCCGCGCCCCTGCACGCGCTGCAGGAGCCGGCGCTGTGCATCGTCGCGCAGGGCCGCAAGCAGGTGCTCCTGGGCGGCGAGCTGTATGTCTATGGCCCGGACCAGTGCCTGGTCGCGTCCGTGGACCTGCCCATCACGGGACAGGTGGTGGAGGCTTCGCCCGACGCGCCCTACCTCTGCTTCCGGCTGGACCTGGAGCCCGGGCAGTTGGGCAGCCTGATGATGGAAGCCCGGCTGGAAGCGCCCGGCGCCACGGACGGGGTCCGGGGGCTCGCGCTGGGGCCGGTGGGCACGCCGCTGATGGACGCGACGGCGCGGCTCGTGCGGCTGCTGGACACGCCGCGCGACATCCCCGTGCTCGCGCCGCTCGTCATCCGCGAGATCCTCTACCGCCTGCTGTCCGGCGAGAACTCCGAACGGCTGCGGCGCATCGCCGTGGCGGACAGCCGCCGGGAGTCCGTCACCCGCGCCATCCACTGGCTCAAGGAACACTACGCCGCGCCGCTGCGCATCGAGCGGCTGGCGCGCGCCGTCCACATGAGCCCGTCCGCGCTCCACCACCACTTCAAGTCCGTCACCGCGATGAGCCCGCTCCAGTACCAGAAGCAGCTGCGGCTCCAGGAAGCCCGCCGGCTGATGCTGGCCCAGGCCATGGACGCGGCGATGGCCGGCCACTCCGTGGGCTACGAGAGCCCGTCCCAGTTCAGCCGCGAGTACAGCCGGATGTTCGGTGCGCCACCTACCCGTGACATCGCGAGGCTGCGCGAGTCGCTGGGCTCCTCACCGGCGGCGGTGCGCTAG
- a CDS encoding pitrilysin family protein: MSFQSGPFRASRLAVAALTSLSLTLGGCATLPPRGQVVMRDVSFPLRDFRMPSGLRVVVERDARAPVVAVVAVVGAGGSSDPGGKEGLAHLVEHLAFRARPANGPSVQARLNASGAGHSNASTSLDYTAYEELAPKESLASLVKLEGERLASPLSNISPEVFAVEREVVRNELRQRNETGYVGQVFSWVHAASFPAGDPYSRPVVGSHESLSALTLADAHRFARAHYRPDNVTLVISGDVDLAEVEATLLQNLPPAWVGTGAPLALDTRMPAQRPEPPAAPVTKTLPVYAAAVPSPELYLSWVLPRSFDEASAVHDFVGTSLDNNLWEAVRSDGDIAGISTGLVRGTRASLLIVRVNLSRGDHPERSAEKVLDQVHKTWSGEIEASGVLGQEFNFQALRRQVVTSMVLESEQLLARTRSRALLTHFTTDVRSYTRSQMALMGLGGSKVTDFAYQWLQRGRAHAILVRPGESGTQVAPPVLAKLPGGEPAVEGGERVTPSMLAATSAPVQVLKLENGMEVLLAPRPGLPVVRMGAAMGGGTSHGAKPGVADLAKWGAFRESYFEGRPSDWGLHEGSRTKLDHVRVDMAGTAGNVGNMLAMLAEELSSTRTSEDVVRYWREQVQPWREAVDTRPEVLAHRDLMHALYGTHPYAQEATSAQMAQVSWSEAQAWLEDVYRPGNTTVVVAGEFDVKEVEPLVRKYLGGWSRGKPLPVAVPPAPELPAAAKVSTLFTPRPGATQGQVQVACRLPTATPEREARYAMMAELLEVEAYQGTRAGTGASYGFNATPWIGRGGAAHLLLGGSLDAQRMSEGVTSLRGTLAALAKDVSEADVARVRARLLAQQAVSFISTDAWVEALLQARVRGFPVEAVAQRPAHLQAVTADALKQEFAGCLQRLVVSVTGDETPGRAALQAVSVP; this comes from the coding sequence ATGTCTTTTCAGTCGGGTCCCTTCCGCGCGTCGCGGCTGGCCGTGGCCGCGCTGACCTCCCTGTCCCTGACGCTGGGCGGCTGCGCCACGCTTCCGCCGCGAGGACAGGTCGTGATGCGCGACGTGTCCTTCCCGCTGCGCGACTTCCGCATGCCGTCCGGTCTGCGCGTGGTGGTGGAGCGCGACGCGCGCGCGCCCGTGGTGGCGGTGGTCGCGGTGGTGGGCGCGGGCGGCTCCAGCGATCCGGGCGGCAAGGAAGGCCTGGCGCACCTGGTGGAGCACCTGGCCTTCCGCGCGCGTCCCGCCAACGGCCCTTCCGTGCAGGCGCGGCTCAACGCCTCCGGCGCGGGCCACTCCAACGCCAGCACCAGCCTGGACTACACCGCCTACGAGGAGCTCGCGCCCAAGGAGTCGCTGGCCTCGCTGGTGAAGCTGGAGGGGGAGCGGCTGGCGTCGCCCCTCTCCAACATCAGCCCGGAGGTCTTCGCGGTGGAGCGCGAGGTGGTGCGCAACGAGCTGCGCCAGCGCAACGAGACGGGCTACGTGGGCCAGGTGTTCAGCTGGGTGCACGCGGCGTCCTTCCCGGCGGGGGACCCGTACTCGCGGCCCGTGGTGGGCTCGCACGAGTCGCTGTCCGCCCTCACGCTGGCGGACGCGCACCGCTTCGCGCGCGCCCACTACCGCCCGGACAACGTCACCCTGGTCATCTCCGGGGACGTGGACCTGGCGGAGGTGGAGGCCACGCTCCTGCAGAACCTGCCGCCCGCGTGGGTGGGCACCGGCGCCCCGCTGGCGCTGGACACGCGCATGCCGGCGCAGCGCCCGGAGCCTCCGGCCGCCCCCGTCACCAAGACGCTGCCGGTCTACGCGGCGGCGGTGCCGTCGCCGGAGCTGTACCTGTCCTGGGTGCTGCCGCGCTCCTTCGACGAGGCCAGCGCCGTGCATGACTTCGTGGGCACCAGCCTGGACAACAACCTCTGGGAGGCGGTGCGCAGCGACGGCGACATCGCGGGCATCTCCACGGGGCTGGTGCGCGGCACGCGGGCGTCGCTGCTCATCGTGCGCGTGAACCTGTCGCGCGGGGACCACCCGGAGCGCTCGGCGGAGAAGGTGCTGGACCAGGTGCACAAGACCTGGAGCGGCGAGATTGAAGCCAGCGGGGTCCTGGGCCAGGAGTTCAACTTCCAGGCCCTGCGCCGCCAGGTGGTGACGAGCATGGTGCTGGAGTCGGAGCAGCTGCTGGCGCGCACGCGGAGCCGCGCGCTGCTCACCCACTTCACGACGGACGTGCGTTCGTACACGCGCTCGCAGATGGCGCTGATGGGGCTGGGCGGCAGCAAGGTGACGGACTTCGCGTACCAGTGGCTCCAGCGCGGCCGGGCGCACGCCATCCTCGTGCGGCCTGGGGAGAGCGGCACGCAGGTGGCGCCCCCCGTGCTGGCGAAGCTGCCCGGCGGCGAGCCGGCGGTGGAGGGCGGCGAGCGCGTCACGCCGTCCATGCTGGCGGCCACGTCGGCGCCCGTGCAGGTGCTGAAGCTGGAGAACGGCATGGAGGTGCTGCTGGCGCCCCGGCCGGGCCTGCCGGTGGTGCGCATGGGCGCGGCGATGGGCGGCGGGACGTCGCACGGCGCGAAGCCGGGCGTGGCGGACCTGGCGAAGTGGGGCGCCTTCCGCGAGTCCTACTTCGAGGGCCGCCCGAGCGACTGGGGCCTGCATGAGGGCTCGCGCACGAAGCTGGACCACGTGCGCGTGGACATGGCCGGCACGGCGGGCAACGTGGGCAACATGCTGGCGATGCTCGCGGAGGAGCTGTCCAGCACCCGCACGTCGGAGGACGTGGTGCGCTACTGGCGCGAGCAGGTGCAGCCGTGGCGCGAGGCGGTGGACACGCGGCCGGAGGTGCTGGCGCACCGGGACCTGATGCACGCGCTCTACGGCACGCACCCCTACGCCCAGGAGGCCACGAGCGCCCAGATGGCGCAGGTGTCCTGGTCGGAGGCGCAGGCGTGGCTGGAGGACGTCTACCGGCCGGGCAACACCACGGTGGTGGTGGCGGGCGAGTTCGACGTGAAGGAGGTCGAGCCGCTGGTGCGCAAGTACCTGGGGGGCTGGAGCCGGGGCAAGCCGCTGCCGGTGGCCGTGCCGCCGGCGCCGGAGCTGCCCGCGGCGGCGAAGGTGAGCACGCTCTTCACCCCGCGTCCCGGGGCGACCCAGGGCCAGGTGCAGGTGGCCTGCCGGCTGCCCACGGCCACGCCGGAGCGGGAGGCGCGCTACGCGATGATGGCGGAGCTGCTGGAGGTGGAGGCATACCAGGGCACGCGCGCGGGAACGGGGGCGTCGTACGGCTTCAACGCCACTCCCTGGATTGGCCGGGGCGGCGCGGCGCACCTGCTGCTGGGCGGCAGCCTGGACGCGCAGCGGATGAGCGAGGGCGTGACGTCCCTGCGCGGGACGCTGGCGGCGCTCGCGAAGGACGTGTCCGAAGCGGACGTGGCGCGCGTCCGGGCGCGGCTGCTGGCGCAGCAGGCGGTGTCGTTCATCTCCACGGACGCGTGGGTGGAGGCGCTGCTCCAGGCGCGCGTGCGGGGCTTCCCGGTGGAGGCCGTGGCGCAGCGTCCGGCGCACCTCCAGGCGGTGACGGCGGACGCGCTGAAGCAGGAGTTCGCGGGCTGCCTCCAGCGCCTCGTGGTGAGCGTCACGGGTGATGAGACGCCCGGCCGCGCCGCGCTCCAGGCGGTGTCGGTGCCGTAG
- a CDS encoding methylmalonyl-CoA mutase family protein, translating into MRHPQPNTAPQPYRPRHHVRIVTAASLFDGHDAAINVMRRLMQSSGAEIIHLGHNRSVAEIVDCAIQEDAQGIALTSYQGGHVEYFKYMIDLLRERGANIKVFGGGGGTILPTEIEELHQYGVARIYSPDDGRAMGLQGMIDDLIAQCDFEKRPSDFKGLLKQPLPREPERIASLITIAENFADAGEELRAALKTAVADAPRVPVLGITGTGGAGKSSLVDELVRRFLADFPDKTLAVLSVDPSKRKSGGALLGDRIRMNAIDNPRVYMRSMATRQSNLALSRHVAHSIEVCKAAGFDLIVVETSGIGQSDTEITEHSDVALYVMTAEYGAATQLEKIDMLDFADVIAINKFDKRGSLDALRDVKKQWKRNHNAFTLSDDAVPVYGTIASQFNDPGMNTLYRAIIDALVKKTGAKLDSRFQLTPGMSEKKWIIPPERTRYLAEIVEACEGYDGFVRAQAAIARRMYQLHGTIQALRQNVGKKKLEIVEPKGADDVVQVTERVEGEPAYLGDLVALYQDLESRLHADCRRLLAEWPATKKRYAASKYQFQVRDKVIELDLISETLSHLRVPKIALPKYEDWGDILTWLLRENAPGAFPFTAGVFPLKREGEDPARMFAGEGGPERTNKRFHYVSRGLPAKRLSTAFDSVTLYGEDPDHRPDIYGKVGNSGVSIANVDDAKKLYSGFDLADPSTSVSMTINGPAPMLLGFFLNAAVDQQCEKWIRANGKVEEVEKKIDALYRERGLPRPRYQGELPQGNDGLGLLLLGVSGDEVLPPEVYAKIRASTLQAVRGTVQADILKEDQAQNTCIFSTEFALRVMGDIQQYFIDQKVRNFYSVSISGYHIAEAGANPISQLAFTLANGFTFVEYYLSRGMHIDDFAPNLSFFFSNGMDPEYAVLGRVARRIWAKAIRDKYGGNDRSQKLKYHIQTSGRSLHAQEIAFNDIRTTLQALLALNDNCNSLHTNAYDEAITTPTEESVRRALAIQLIINKEFGLSKNENPNQGAFIIEELTDLVEAAVLNEFRAISERGGVLGAMERMYQRSKIQEESLYYETLKHDGTLPIIGVNTFLDPKGSPTVTPPEVIRATKEEKDYAITARDAFWKRNAKTAPAALEAVRRAALDNGNVFSALMDACKVCTLGQLSRALYEVGGQYRRNM; encoded by the coding sequence GTGCGACACCCCCAACCGAACACCGCTCCCCAGCCGTACCGGCCCCGCCACCACGTCCGCATCGTCACGGCCGCCAGCCTCTTTGACGGACACGACGCGGCCATCAACGTGATGCGCCGCCTGATGCAGTCCTCCGGCGCGGAGATCATCCACCTGGGCCACAACCGGTCCGTGGCGGAGATCGTCGACTGCGCCATCCAGGAGGACGCCCAGGGCATCGCCCTCACGTCCTACCAGGGCGGCCACGTCGAGTACTTCAAGTACATGATCGACCTGCTGCGCGAGCGCGGCGCGAACATCAAGGTGTTCGGCGGCGGCGGCGGCACCATCCTCCCCACGGAGATTGAGGAGCTGCACCAGTACGGCGTCGCGCGCATCTATTCCCCGGACGACGGCCGCGCCATGGGCCTGCAGGGGATGATCGACGACCTCATCGCCCAATGCGACTTCGAGAAGCGCCCGTCCGACTTCAAGGGCCTCTTGAAGCAGCCGCTGCCCCGCGAGCCGGAGCGCATCGCGTCGCTCATCACCATCGCGGAGAACTTCGCGGACGCAGGGGAAGAGCTGCGCGCCGCGCTGAAGACCGCCGTCGCGGACGCCCCCCGGGTGCCCGTGCTGGGCATCACCGGCACGGGCGGCGCCGGCAAGTCCAGCCTGGTGGACGAGCTGGTGCGCCGCTTCCTGGCGGACTTCCCGGACAAGACGTTGGCGGTGCTCTCCGTGGATCCGTCCAAGCGCAAGTCCGGCGGCGCGCTGCTGGGCGACCGCATCCGCATGAACGCCATCGACAATCCGCGCGTCTACATGCGCTCGATGGCCACCCGCCAGAGCAACCTGGCCCTGTCCCGGCACGTCGCCCACTCCATTGAGGTCTGCAAGGCGGCGGGCTTCGACCTCATCGTGGTGGAGACCTCCGGCATCGGGCAGTCGGACACCGAAATCACCGAGCACTCGGACGTGGCGCTCTACGTGATGACGGCCGAGTACGGCGCGGCGACGCAGCTCGAGAAGATCGACATGCTCGACTTCGCGGACGTCATCGCCATCAACAAGTTCGACAAGCGCGGGTCGCTGGACGCGCTGCGCGACGTGAAGAAGCAGTGGAAGCGCAACCACAACGCCTTCACGCTGTCCGACGACGCGGTGCCCGTGTACGGCACCATCGCGTCGCAGTTCAACGACCCGGGCATGAACACGCTGTACCGGGCCATCATCGACGCGCTGGTGAAGAAGACGGGCGCGAAGCTGGACAGCCGCTTCCAGCTCACGCCCGGCATGAGCGAGAAGAAGTGGATCATCCCGCCGGAGCGCACGCGCTACCTGGCGGAGATCGTCGAGGCCTGCGAGGGCTACGACGGCTTCGTGCGCGCCCAGGCCGCCATCGCCCGGCGCATGTACCAGCTGCACGGCACCATCCAGGCCCTGCGCCAGAACGTGGGGAAGAAGAAGCTGGAGATCGTCGAGCCGAAGGGCGCGGACGACGTGGTGCAGGTGACCGAGCGCGTGGAGGGCGAGCCCGCGTACCTGGGCGACCTGGTGGCGCTGTACCAGGACCTGGAGAGCCGCCTGCACGCGGACTGCCGGCGCCTGCTGGCCGAGTGGCCCGCGACGAAGAAGCGCTACGCCGCGTCCAAGTACCAGTTCCAGGTGCGCGACAAGGTCATCGAGCTGGACCTCATCTCGGAGACGCTGTCGCACCTGCGCGTGCCCAAGATTGCCCTGCCCAAGTATGAGGACTGGGGCGACATCTTGACGTGGCTGCTGCGGGAGAACGCGCCGGGCGCCTTCCCGTTCACCGCGGGCGTCTTCCCGCTCAAGCGCGAGGGCGAGGACCCCGCGCGCATGTTCGCGGGCGAGGGAGGCCCGGAGCGCACCAACAAGCGCTTCCACTACGTGTCGCGCGGCCTGCCGGCGAAGCGCCTGTCCACGGCGTTCGACTCGGTGACGCTGTACGGCGAGGACCCGGACCACCGGCCGGACATCTACGGCAAGGTGGGCAACTCGGGTGTGTCCATCGCGAACGTGGACGACGCGAAGAAGCTCTACTCCGGCTTCGACCTGGCGGACCCGTCCACGTCCGTGTCCATGACCATCAACGGCCCTGCGCCCATGCTGCTGGGCTTCTTCCTCAACGCCGCGGTGGATCAGCAGTGCGAGAAGTGGATCCGCGCCAACGGCAAGGTGGAGGAGGTGGAGAAGAAGATCGACGCGCTCTACCGGGAGCGCGGCCTGCCGCGTCCGCGCTACCAGGGCGAGCTGCCCCAGGGCAACGACGGGCTGGGCCTGCTCTTGCTGGGCGTGTCCGGCGATGAGGTGCTGCCGCCGGAGGTCTACGCGAAGATCCGCGCGTCCACGCTGCAGGCGGTGCGCGGCACGGTGCAGGCGGACATCCTCAAGGAGGACCAGGCGCAGAACACCTGCATCTTCTCCACGGAGTTCGCCCTGCGGGTGATGGGCGACATCCAGCAGTACTTCATCGACCAGAAGGTGCGGAACTTCTACTCGGTGTCCATCTCCGGGTACCACATCGCGGAGGCCGGGGCGAACCCCATCTCCCAGCTGGCCTTCACGCTGGCCAACGGCTTCACCTTCGTCGAGTACTACCTGTCGCGAGGGATGCACATCGACGACTTCGCGCCCAACCTGTCGTTCTTCTTCTCCAACGGCATGGACCCCGAATACGCGGTGCTGGGGCGCGTGGCCCGCCGCATCTGGGCCAAGGCCATCCGGGACAAGTACGGCGGCAACGACCGGTCGCAGAAGCTGAAGTATCACATCCAGACGTCCGGCCGTTCGCTGCACGCGCAGGAGATTGCGTTCAACGACATCCGCACCACGTTGCAGGCGTTGCTGGCGCTCAACGACAACTGCAATTCGTTGCACACGAACGCCTACGACGAGGCCATCACCACGCCCACGGAGGAGAGCGTGCGGCGGGCGCTGGCCATCCAGCTCATCATCAACAAGGAATTCGGCCTGTCGAAGAACGAGAACCCGAACCAGGGTGCGTTCATCATCGAGGAGCTGACGGACCTGGTGGAGGCGGCGGTGCTCAACGAGTTCCGCGCCATCTCCGAGCGCGGCGGCGTGCTGGGCGCGATGGAGCGCATGTACCAGCGCTCCAAGATCCAGGAGGAGTCGCTCTACTACGAGACGCTCAAGCACGACGGGACGCTGCCCATCATCGGGGTGAATACCTTCCTGGATCCGAAGGGTTCCCCCACGGTGACGCCGCCGGAGGTCATCCGCGCGACGAAGGAGGAGAAGGACTACGCCATCACCGCGCGTGACGCCTTCTGGAAGCGCAACGCGAAGACGGCGCCCGCGGCCCTGGAGGCGGTGCGCCGCGCGGCGCTGGACAACGGCAACGTGTTCAGCGCGCTGATGGACGCCTGCAAGGTCTGCACGCTGGGCCAGCTGTCGCGCGCGCTGTACGAGGTGGGCGGTCAGTACCGGCGCAACATGTGA
- a CDS encoding RNA polymerase sigma factor, with amino-acid sequence MNDELRALILEAQDGSVRAFELLVSSHLPRVRRFARAFAASDSDVDDLAQEALVKVYKNLRSFRFQSAFQTWLYSVVRNAFYDATRSRAGRERSREEPLEQEHAKAPSDAESADEGMMRAQERDRLWRALRALPPEFRTAVVLFDVEGHSYEEVAAIEGVPVGTVKSRLSRGRAHLKALLAGGQGPERPEEDAPVGTSSQDISSHAARSRR; translated from the coding sequence GTGAACGACGAGCTGCGCGCACTCATCCTCGAAGCCCAGGACGGCAGCGTGCGTGCCTTTGAGTTGCTCGTGTCGTCGCACCTGCCGCGCGTGCGCCGCTTCGCGAGGGCATTCGCCGCGTCGGACTCGGATGTGGATGACCTGGCGCAGGAAGCGCTGGTGAAGGTCTACAAGAACCTGCGCTCGTTCCGCTTCCAGTCCGCGTTCCAGACGTGGCTCTATTCGGTGGTGCGCAACGCGTTCTATGACGCCACCCGCAGCCGCGCTGGCCGCGAGCGCTCGCGCGAGGAACCGCTGGAGCAGGAGCACGCGAAGGCGCCGTCGGACGCCGAGTCCGCGGACGAAGGGATGATGCGCGCCCAGGAGCGGGACCGGTTGTGGCGGGCGCTGCGGGCGCTGCCGCCGGAGTTCCGCACCGCAGTGGTGCTCTTCGACGTGGAAGGGCACAGCTATGAAGAGGTGGCGGCCATCGAAGGGGTGCCGGTGGGCACCGTGAAGTCGCGCCTGTCGCGAGGCCGGGCGCACCTGAAGGCTCTGCTGGCGGGGGGCCAGGGCCCTGAGCGCCCGGAAGAGGATGCGCCGGTGGGAACATCCAGTCAGGACATTTCGTCGCATGCAGCAAGGAGCCGGAGATGA